A region of Candidatus Paceibacterota bacterium DNA encodes the following proteins:
- a CDS encoding protein kinase, giving the protein MNKAAMNGSAPARCPQCGVPLTTGALAGLCPACLLKEGAAADTATHPEAKPFVPPTLEELARLFPQLEILSLLGKGGMGAVYKARQKQLDRIVALKLLPPGIGSDPAFAERFAREARALARLNHPGIVTLYEFGQVESQPSLCYFLMEFVDGVNLRQLLAGGRISSREALAIVPQICDALQYAHDQGIVHRDIKPENVLLDRRGRVKVADFGLAKIVEGRDTPPGRPGEDERTAGPAVPASLTEAGKIMGTPQYMAPEQVENPSEVDRRADIYALGVVFYQMLTGELPGQPIVPPSRACGTVQIDARLDEIVLRALERKPELRYQQASILKTQVETIASTPSTGTPAAALPRMYRGVDYRSKATLFGLPLLHVADGIDPATGKRRVAKGIIAIGGIAKGVLAIGSVAMGGFAFGGITLGVFTFGGLALGLLSTGGLAVGLIAALGGLAVAPIALGGGAVGYFAFGGAAFGVHPWSSLGRDAAAEAFFGNRAQGFMQRANLLMMLLIGVVVMVAVLVPAWLQSRLAQADSGGGGGETGPSAGGGAACSARTSSGQRNPWFAFCATLTYAGTTLFGVLCELLRSSLPGRWLILAFVLLACATGVLALLLRRFASVDTLRSAYRVSACLAFLTALPLIAFAAFFILAMLDEGFGWHPAPDEAVIVPLIWLGALSLPVCGWRLWRAARRLPNGSTASGGKPASASYWGRYAIGVLVALLLLVAIVGGAMLLANALGIIRHATSTPGLVSRWRADGDAQDSAGRNHGVLHGDAGFVAGKVGQAFSFSGRTNSFIEVPDSPTLRLTNALTIEFWVKRQDLEAEDYIINKGGDYTRGVLNYGVTINQPQWDSGLAFTFAGGFRRSTSIADLDWHHIAVVARNGDEDPTFYLDGVVQPVTARGGPLHLSLPPSVEPLRIGAQVDTASGWCFYSKAVVDELSIYDRALGPAEIEARFAAGQRGKHPPGHGLSALLRPAATRPESSATAEFHYRAFEAEAALVDRLIPSSSRRPGVQPSAKALVNFGQPVSERQVGDFKMTVKVGLTESQAAEIGAGTLRALLDGMAAKPGLLKEQRRTIGSWPLVADSWSSSLADTNFFGSSGGTGFLGARRKNGILQARMECSVSYGLDALHAQPPLGVYSRILYEGNAPTNGALVFLVPFLRHNDVPRYFVWLFEITNQTAPPRAGTTSRINHLPLEQIRAPTAFGPVIERVLPDPDNRAGKGNNETLRLRTGQLSSILDETPREGGGRPRALVASEGDLYAEYDDYVGRRWALITHGLKLSDLTPSQWENASASELNAALNIPTAVEHVEVTGATLYVLPDGLLPITFAFETRDGARGILQVTAFTDNPRGVKLRYKLAQNAPRSAELKPIPPKALELAAEWRAFARAHASVHTMTNISEQAAFNQADNAWKVQIEEQLKGTVAEPVWQQLNAQAAEWKEAIQAKDAARAWAASRQVEALGAELARMLGLPETASSRTPSPAAGFQFRWVAREGDTNSPADLLPCRQGRGPEQKLPVLREVVLCGDDVESAGFTQLGADQKELALVLTLEASGKFAEATAKNVGRQLAVVWNGRVISAPIVQAAITSRNANIAGAFTDAEARQLLDLLNHRMPSTNSAALPKPRTPGQLAEPPRLRFLAWQDQWKTNDPGAVRYADGSRVTNASELQWLRKVQPLPVALVTPQTNRGPRCLYLWFSHPLFDQHSLKDISLADPGGKHPTLSYSAAGYPADAAKGNTGWLAFSVVPQLDDPNTRRVSIQLRYTLGEWQVERDNLPANWSGTITLADGSQLDPIGQAGRDRTSLTLVYDVAKWSGRLQFGALAYTEDGREVASSSSSVGGQRDPQTGKITERLYIDLPLAELDHFRILRRPVRTMDWAEVVMPPLSPEQAAVKAIEDYGGCITWDEQGRVVKVNLVYDEDKHGVRRECTNLSDQVAAVLPALQNVEMLVLQRTQATDLAMRQVARMASLRRLYLYNATVTDRGIAELQTLGQLEYLHVSDAGLDNASLQVLSKMPHLTGLALQGNRFSDQGLSPLAKLKNLKSLWIGSGSGIITDAGLACLAPLHTLEELELQNTRVTDLGLRHLDGMTNLVNVYLGNTKVTGPGRRRLEAKHPRLKVVN; this is encoded by the coding sequence ATGAATAAAGCCGCGATGAATGGCTCTGCGCCCGCAAGATGCCCCCAGTGCGGGGTGCCGCTGACGACAGGTGCGTTGGCCGGGCTCTGCCCCGCCTGCCTTCTCAAGGAGGGCGCTGCCGCTGACACTGCCACCCACCCCGAAGCCAAACCATTCGTGCCTCCCACCCTGGAGGAACTGGCCCGCCTCTTTCCCCAGCTTGAGATACTCAGCCTGCTGGGCAAAGGCGGCATGGGCGCCGTGTATAAGGCGCGGCAGAAGCAGCTCGACCGCATTGTCGCCCTCAAGCTCCTGCCCCCAGGCATCGGCAGCGACCCCGCGTTCGCCGAACGTTTCGCCCGCGAAGCCCGCGCCCTGGCCCGCTTGAACCACCCCGGCATCGTCACGCTCTACGAGTTCGGCCAGGTCGAGTCTCAACCTTCCCTCTGCTACTTCCTCATGGAATTCGTGGACGGCGTGAACCTGCGACAACTGCTGGCCGGCGGCCGCATCTCCTCGCGCGAAGCGCTGGCCATCGTGCCGCAGATTTGCGACGCGCTCCAATACGCCCACGATCAAGGCATCGTCCACCGCGACATCAAGCCCGAGAACGTCCTCCTCGACCGCCGTGGGCGGGTGAAGGTCGCCGACTTTGGCCTGGCGAAGATTGTGGAAGGCAGGGACACCCCGCCGGGGCGTCCGGGCGAGGACGAGCGGACGGCTGGGCCAGCCGTCCCTGCCAGTCTGACCGAGGCGGGCAAGATCATGGGCACGCCCCAATACATGGCGCCCGAGCAGGTCGAGAACCCATCCGAGGTGGATCGCCGGGCGGACATCTACGCCCTCGGCGTGGTCTTCTACCAGATGCTCACCGGCGAGCTCCCCGGCCAGCCGATTGTCCCGCCCTCTCGCGCCTGCGGCACCGTCCAGATAGACGCGCGGCTCGACGAAATTGTCCTCCGGGCGCTCGAACGCAAACCCGAGCTCCGCTACCAGCAGGCCAGCATCCTCAAGACCCAGGTCGAGACCATTGCCTCCACACCGTCAACCGGCACCCCGGCAGCCGCCTTGCCCCGGATGTATCGCGGTGTTGACTACCGCTCCAAGGCCACGCTCTTCGGCCTGCCCTTGCTCCATGTGGCCGACGGGATTGACCCCGCCACGGGCAAACGGCGTGTCGCCAAGGGCATCATTGCCATCGGCGGCATCGCCAAAGGCGTCCTGGCCATCGGCAGTGTGGCGATGGGCGGCTTCGCCTTCGGCGGAATCACCCTCGGCGTGTTTACCTTTGGAGGTCTCGCCTTGGGCTTGCTGTCCACTGGCGGACTCGCGGTCGGTCTGATTGCAGCGCTGGGCGGACTGGCCGTGGCTCCCATTGCCCTGGGCGGCGGGGCGGTCGGCTATTTCGCGTTTGGCGGAGCTGCCTTCGGCGTGCATCCGTGGAGTTCGCTAGGCCGAGATGCCGCGGCGGAAGCCTTCTTCGGCAACCGGGCGCAGGGTTTCATGCAACGCGCCAATCTCCTCATGATGCTGCTCATCGGCGTGGTGGTGATGGTAGCCGTCCTCGTGCCCGCTTGGCTGCAGTCCCGCTTGGCCCAGGCCGATTCGGGTGGTGGCGGCGGTGAAACAGGACCATCGGCAGGGGGGGGCGCGGCGTGTTCTGCGAGAACATCTAGCGGCCAGCGCAATCCCTGGTTCGCGTTTTGTGCGACGCTGACCTATGCGGGAACCACTCTCTTTGGCGTGCTGTGCGAACTGCTGCGCAGTAGTCTCCCCGGCCGGTGGCTGATACTGGCCTTCGTTCTGCTGGCCTGCGCCACGGGTGTCTTGGCCCTTTTGCTACGGCGTTTCGCGAGCGTGGACACCCTGCGGTCTGCGTACAGGGTGAGTGCCTGCCTTGCGTTCCTCACCGCGTTGCCGCTGATCGCTTTCGCAGCGTTCTTCATCCTCGCGATGCTTGACGAGGGCTTCGGCTGGCATCCTGCGCCGGATGAGGCCGTCATTGTGCCGCTTATCTGGCTGGGCGCACTGTCCCTGCCGGTCTGCGGCTGGCGGTTGTGGCGTGCGGCGCGCCGGCTCCCCAACGGTTCGACCGCGAGCGGCGGGAAACCCGCCTCAGCGTCGTATTGGGGCCGTTACGCCATCGGCGTCCTGGTCGCGCTACTCCTGCTCGTCGCCATTGTTGGCGGCGCCATGCTGCTCGCCAACGCGCTGGGGATTATTCGCCACGCCACAAGCACACCGGGCTTGGTGAGTCGGTGGCGCGCGGACGGTGATGCCCAAGACTCAGCGGGCAGGAACCACGGTGTCCTGCATGGAGACGCTGGATTTGTTGCCGGCAAGGTCGGTCAGGCTTTTAGTTTCTCTGGGAGGACCAACAGCTTCATCGAGGTGCCAGACAGCCCAACCCTGCGACTGACCAATGCGTTGACCATCGAGTTTTGGGTAAAGCGGCAGGATTTGGAGGCGGAGGACTACATCATCAACAAGGGCGGCGACTACACCCGAGGCGTGCTGAACTACGGCGTGACCATCAATCAGCCTCAGTGGGACAGCGGGCTGGCGTTTACCTTTGCCGGTGGCTTCCGGCGCTCGACCAGCATCGCGGATCTGGACTGGCATCACATCGCGGTCGTGGCCCGCAATGGCGATGAAGACCCCACCTTCTACCTGGATGGGGTGGTGCAACCAGTCACCGCCCGCGGAGGGCCGCTGCATCTCAGTCTGCCCCCCTCTGTGGAACCGCTGCGCATCGGAGCGCAAGTGGATACAGCAAGTGGCTGGTGCTTCTATAGCAAGGCCGTCGTGGACGAGCTCAGCATCTATGATCGCGCCCTTGGACCAGCCGAAATTGAGGCCCGTTTTGCAGCCGGCCAGAGAGGCAAACACCCGCCCGGTCACGGGCTCTCTGCCCTCTTGCGTCCTGCAGCAACGCGACCCGAAAGCTCTGCCACTGCCGAGTTCCATTACCGGGCATTCGAGGCCGAGGCGGCGTTGGTGGACCGTTTGATTCCTTCCAGCTCCCGCCGCCCGGGTGTACAGCCATCGGCCAAAGCGCTCGTCAACTTCGGTCAACCCGTCAGCGAACGGCAGGTTGGGGACTTCAAGATGACAGTCAAAGTGGGACTGACTGAATCCCAAGCGGCCGAGATTGGTGCGGGCACGCTCCGCGCGCTCCTGGACGGCATGGCCGCCAAACCCGGTCTGCTGAAGGAGCAGCGGCGCACAATTGGTTCCTGGCCCCTGGTGGCTGACAGTTGGAGCTCCTCACTTGCGGACACCAATTTCTTCGGCTCCTCTGGAGGGACGGGGTTCCTTGGCGCTCGACGTAAGAATGGCATCCTGCAGGCGAGAATGGAGTGCTCTGTCTCCTATGGGCTGGATGCCCTCCACGCCCAACCGCCGCTGGGCGTCTATTCCCGCATCCTCTACGAAGGCAACGCTCCCACCAACGGTGCCTTGGTCTTCCTGGTCCCATTCCTGCGCCACAACGATGTGCCTCGCTACTTCGTGTGGCTGTTCGAGATCACGAACCAGACCGCTCCGCCTCGCGCCGGTACCACCTCCCGGATTAACCACCTCCCCCTGGAACAAATCCGCGCCCCAACCGCCTTCGGCCCCGTGATCGAGCGCGTGCTTCCCGACCCCGATAACCGTGCCGGCAAAGGTAATAACGAGACTCTTCGTCTGCGGACAGGGCAACTGTCGTCCATCCTTGACGAGACCCCCAGGGAGGGCGGCGGACGACCCCGGGCGCTGGTGGCCAGCGAGGGTGATCTCTACGCCGAATACGATGATTACGTCGGGCGCCGCTGGGCCCTGATCACGCACGGGCTGAAGCTCTCCGACCTGACGCCGAGTCAATGGGAGAACGCCAGCGCCTCCGAACTGAACGCGGCCCTCAACATTCCAACCGCAGTGGAACATGTGGAAGTGACTGGTGCCACACTTTACGTGCTGCCGGACGGTTTGCTGCCCATCACGTTCGCCTTCGAGACTCGGGATGGCGCGCGAGGCATCCTGCAGGTCACCGCGTTCACCGACAACCCCCGCGGCGTGAAGCTGCGCTATAAGCTGGCGCAAAACGCACCGAGGTCTGCGGAGTTGAAACCCATCCCACCCAAAGCGCTGGAGTTGGCCGCGGAATGGAGGGCTTTTGCTCGAGCCCATGCATCGGTGCACACGATGACGAACATCAGTGAGCAGGCGGCCTTCAACCAGGCGGATAACGCGTGGAAGGTGCAGATCGAGGAGCAGCTCAAGGGCACTGTCGCCGAGCCGGTGTGGCAGCAGCTTAACGCGCAAGCCGCCGAATGGAAGGAAGCCATTCAGGCCAAGGACGCGGCACGCGCCTGGGCAGCGTCACGCCAGGTCGAAGCCCTGGGCGCGGAACTCGCGCGGATGCTGGGCCTGCCGGAGACCGCGTCGAGTCGCACCCCTTCGCCGGCAGCGGGCTTCCAATTCCGCTGGGTGGCCCGCGAGGGCGACACCAACTCGCCGGCGGACTTGCTCCCCTGCCGGCAGGGCCGCGGCCCGGAGCAGAAACTGCCTGTCCTGCGGGAAGTGGTGCTGTGCGGTGACGATGTGGAGAGCGCAGGCTTTACGCAGCTTGGGGCCGACCAGAAGGAGCTGGCTTTGGTCCTTACCCTGGAGGCCAGCGGGAAGTTCGCCGAGGCCACCGCCAAGAACGTGGGCCGGCAACTGGCCGTCGTCTGGAATGGCCGCGTCATCAGCGCGCCGATCGTCCAAGCCGCCATCACCAGCCGCAACGCCAACATTGCCGGCGCCTTCACCGACGCCGAAGCGCGGCAGCTCCTGGACCTGCTGAACCATCGGATGCCGTCCACCAACTCCGCCGCGCTTCCAAAGCCCCGCACACCTGGGCAACTCGCGGAGCCGCCACGGCTGCGCTTCCTGGCGTGGCAGGACCAGTGGAAGACCAACGATCCGGGCGCGGTGCGGTACGCGGACGGCTCACGGGTGACCAATGCGAGTGAGCTGCAATGGCTGCGCAAGGTCCAGCCCCTGCCCGTCGCCTTGGTTACGCCTCAGACCAATAGGGGGCCACGCTGCCTTTACCTCTGGTTCTCGCATCCACTCTTTGACCAGCATTCCCTCAAGGACATCTCGCTGGCTGATCCCGGCGGCAAGCATCCTACCCTCAGTTACAGCGCCGCGGGGTATCCAGCGGACGCCGCGAAGGGCAACACTGGCTGGCTTGCCTTCAGCGTGGTCCCGCAATTGGATGACCCGAACACTCGCCGGGTTTCCATCCAGCTCCGTTACACCCTGGGAGAGTGGCAGGTCGAGCGGGATAACCTCCCTGCCAATTGGAGTGGAACGATAACCTTAGCCGACGGCAGCCAACTCGATCCCATCGGGCAGGCGGGTCGGGACAGGACTTCTCTGACACTGGTGTATGACGTGGCTAAGTGGTCGGGGCGACTGCAGTTTGGGGCGCTGGCTTACACTGAAGATGGCCGGGAGGTCGCATCCAGCAGCAGTTCGGTGGGGGGCCAGCGGGACCCGCAGACGGGCAAGATCACTGAGCGGCTCTACATTGACCTGCCGCTGGCAGAGTTAGACCACTTCCGCATCCTGAGACGCCCAGTGCGCACGATGGACTGGGCGGAGGTCGTAATGCCGCCCCTATCCCCCGAGCAGGCCGCCGTCAAAGCTATCGAGGATTACGGCGGCTGCATTACCTGGGACGAGCAGGGAAGGGTGGTCAAGGTAAACCTGGTCTATGACGAAGACAAACATGGCGTGCGCCGGGAGTGCACTAACCTCTCCGACCAAGTTGCGGCGGTGCTGCCCGCCTTGCAGAACGTGGAGATGCTGGTGCTGCAAAGAACCCAGGCGACGGATTTAGCCATGCGTCAAGTCGCGCGCATGGCAAGCTTAAGGCGCCTCTACCTGTACAACGCCACGGTTACGGACAGAGGCATCGCGGAATTGCAGACCTTGGGGCAGTTGGAATACTTGCATGTGAGCGACGCGGGGTTGGACAACGCCTCCCTGCAGGTGCTTTCAAAGATGCCCCACCTCACTGGGCTTGCCTTGCAGGGCAATCGCTTTAGCGACCAGGGACTGTCCCCGTTGGCAAAGCTGAAGAACCTCAAGTCCCTATGGATTGGAAGCGGTTCGGGGATCATCACGGACGCTGGGCTGGCGTGTCTCGCGCCACTCCACACGCTTGAGGAACTGGAGCTTCAAAACACCCGGGTGACAGACCTTGGACTGCGCCACCTGGACGGAATGACCAACCTTGTCAACGTCTACCTGGGCAACACCAAAGTAACTGGGCCCGGGCGCAGAAGACTGGAAGCAAAACATCCCAGGTTGAAGGTGGTAAACTGA